The region TGGTGGCCCTGGCCATTACCACGTTAAGCGGGCTGGTGGTGATCACGCTGCTGCTGGGCAGCATGGACCGGCAGTTCGACGCGCGCCTGAATGAGCGGGCCGACGTCCTGGCAGACCAGTTCACCAACCTGAGTAAGGGGCTGGGCCAGCGGCCACCGGCCATCACCGGGTTTACCGTGCTGGTTGATGCCCAAAATCGGGTGGCGCTGAGCAGCAACGGACTGAACCTGGCACCAGGGGAGCCGTTTCCCCAGCTGAACGAGTACCGGCTGCCTGTGCAGGGCACCCGGGTCCGCGCCGTGACCCGCAAGGCCGGTGGGTTTGGCACCCTGTGGGTGGGCCTCCCCGAAGATGACCTGATTGCCGCCCGTGAAAGTGCCATGCGAGCGCTGCTGCTCTCGGCACTGATCACTCCCGCGCTGATGCTGCTGCTGGGATGGTGGGTCGGGCGCCGGGCCCTGGCCGGTCTGGGGCAGGCTGCAGACCTGGCGGACCGCATCGACCCGACCCGCTCCCTGGCGACCCTGCCGCTGCCCCAGCGCGAGGACGAAGTCCACCGCCTGCTGGCCGCCATCAACCGCCTCCTGGTGCGAATCGAGGCCGGGCAGGCCCGCGAAAAGCAGCTGCTGGGCCAGATCGTGCATGAGCTGGGCGCCCCTCTGACTGTCCTGAAGGCCTCACTCAACCGCGCGGCCGAACGTACCGGTGACGTTGAAGTGGGCCGGGCCGCCCTGGTGGCTGACGAACTGACCTTTACCACCCAGGACCTGATGCAGCTGGCCCGCGGGCAGCTGGAAATGAAGATGGTGTGGCACTACATTCCCGCCCGTACGCTGCTGGGACGGCTGGACCGCCTGGTTCCGGGCACCCGTTTCGAGGGGGACTGGAGCGGAGGCATCCTGTGTGATCCGGACCGCCTGACCCAGGCCCTGCGCAACCTGCTGGCCAACGCCCGGCGCGCTGCCGGGCCAGACGGCACAGTCAGCCTGACCCTGGAGGACACGCCTGAGCAGGTGCGCTTTGTGGTTCAGGACAGCGGCCCAGGCCTGCCACCGGAACTGGGTGAGCGCATCTTCGAGCCGTTTATCAGTGGATCCGGGAGCAGTGGTCTCGGCTTGAGCGTCAGCCGACAGATTGCTGTGATGCATGGCGGCAACCTGACCGGTAGCAATCAGGGGGGCGGCGCCCAGTTTGTGCTGTCGCTTCCCAGTGCCACGTTGGGTGATGACCAGGATGACGACCTGGAGGAAACCGAGTCTGCAGAGGTCTCCACACCTGCGGCGGCGCACCGCTGAGCACGCGGTTATGCTGCGCCGGTGCCTCTGCCTGACCTTCCGACATCACCCGCTGTTCTGCCGGAACCCGGCAAGGCTGAACTGCTCGCGCTGCTGACCTTACGCTTTACACCTCACCTTGGACCGCGCCGGATTGAAAGCCTGCGCCGCCATTTCGGCACAGCGTGTGAGGCCCTGAGCGCTCCTTTCTCTGCCCTCAGAGAGGTCCCAGGGCTGGACTCCCGGAGCATCGCAGCCCTGGGAAATGCCAAAGCCCGCGCACAGGCAGAAGCGGAGCTTCACCTGGCTCAGCAGCTGGGCGTGACCCTGCTGGGCCGTGGCCTGAGCGGGTATCCCCAGGCGCTGGAAGCCCTGGGTGATCCGTCCCCGGTGTTGTGGGTGCGCGGGTCCCTGCCTGAGTTGCCGGTGGTTCCCCGAAGTATCGGCATCGTGGGCACCCGGGCAGCCAGTCCCCATGCACTGAGCATGGCCCGCATGCTCGCAGCCGAACTGGCCCACGCAGATGTCACCGTGGTCAGTGGTCTGGCACGCGGTGTGGATACGGCGGCGCACGCCGCTGCCGTTGAGGCAGGCGGCCAGAGCATCGGCGTGCTGGGCAGCGCAGTGAACCGCATCTATCCTCCCGAGAACGAGGCGCTTTCAGAGCAGCTCACCCTGGTCAGCGAGTATCCGCTGGGCACAGGTCCTGCGCAGCATCACTTTCCGACCCGTAACCGCCTGATTGCGGCCCTGTCGGCGGGCACGCTGGTTGTGGAAGGTGAATTCAAGTCCGGCTCGCTGATTACTGCTACCCACGCGCTGGAGTGCGGGCGGACCGTATTCGCCATGCCGGGCCGGGCTGGCGATCCACGGGCAGCCGGCCCCCATCAGCTGCTGCGTGACGGGGCAGTGCTTACTGAAACGGCGCGCGACATCCTTCAAGAATTTGGCTGGGGCAATGCTCCTGCGCGTCCGCTGCCGACCTTGCCGCCGGATCAGGCAGCAGTTCTTGAAGCGCTGACCGCGCCCGCGACACTGGATGACCTGCGGGCGGCGACCGGGCTTTGCCTTCCCGAGTTGCAAACCGCCCTGGTCATGCTGCAGCTCCAGGGTCTGGCCGAAGAGAGCGGCGGCCGCTGGGTCCGCCGCTAGGACAACGCCGATTCGTGGGCGTCAATGTGTTGAGGTCCAAAGTCCTTTTCCACATCCACCCGAACAGGCCCGGAGAGCGTCACCCCTTCACGGGAGGGGTCCAGAAGGTCAGGCAACAGCAGGCGCAGCCCGACTTCGAGCAGCGGACCCCTTCCGGTCACACTGTCCGACTGGGGGTCGAGGGTCAGACTCCAGCCTCCGCCGTCCCAGTCCACTCCTGTCGTCTGCGCTTCCCCGCGCTGCAGGGCTGCCAGTTCCAGGTCATCGATCCGGACACGGACGCCCCGGGCAGTGAAACGGACTTTCATGCAGGCAGGATAGCCCCGCGCGGGACTTAAGCTACCTGTATGAATGTTCTGGTTCTGGGCGGCACGCAGTTTGTCGGACGGCATATCGTCGAAGCGTTTCTTGCGGCCGGTCACAAGGTCAGCATCCTCACGCGCGGGAAGTCAGCCGACGAACTGCCTGCGCAGGTGGAGCGTCTGCAGGGCGACCGCAATCAGGGCCCTCAAGGGCTCTTAGCACTCACAGACCGGCAGTGGGATGCGTGCGTGGACGTCAGCGGCTACACTCCCGGCCAGGTCCGGGCCAGCGCTGAGCTGCTTCGTGACCGCATCAGCCAGTACGTGTTCATCAGCACCGTCAGTGTCTACGCCGAGCCTGGGCGGCACCCGGTGCGTGAGGACGACCCGCTGATGCCCCCGGCTGCCGAGGATGTTACCGAAGTGACCGGTGAGACCTACGGCCCCCTGAAGGTCGCCTGCGAGCGCATTGTTCAGGACGTGTACGCAGAAAACTGCGCCATTCTGCGTCCCCAGATCGTTGCAGGTCCCTATGACCACACGGCCCGTTATCCGTACTGGGTT is a window of Deinococcus deserti VCD115 DNA encoding:
- a CDS encoding HAMP domain-containing sensor histidine kinase: MTRHVALSTARVAWRHSLRFRLALVYSLVALAITTLSGLVVITLLLGSMDRQFDARLNERADVLADQFTNLSKGLGQRPPAITGFTVLVDAQNRVALSSNGLNLAPGEPFPQLNEYRLPVQGTRVRAVTRKAGGFGTLWVGLPEDDLIAARESAMRALLLSALITPALMLLLGWWVGRRALAGLGQAADLADRIDPTRSLATLPLPQREDEVHRLLAAINRLLVRIEAGQAREKQLLGQIVHELGAPLTVLKASLNRAAERTGDVEVGRAALVADELTFTTQDLMQLARGQLEMKMVWHYIPARTLLGRLDRLVPGTRFEGDWSGGILCDPDRLTQALRNLLANARRAAGPDGTVSLTLEDTPEQVRFVVQDSGPGLPPELGERIFEPFISGSGSSGLGLSVSRQIAVMHGGNLTGSNQGGGAQFVLSLPSATLGDDQDDDLEETESAEVSTPAAAHR
- the dprA gene encoding DNA-processing protein DprA — translated: MPLPDLPTSPAVLPEPGKAELLALLTLRFTPHLGPRRIESLRRHFGTACEALSAPFSALREVPGLDSRSIAALGNAKARAQAEAELHLAQQLGVTLLGRGLSGYPQALEALGDPSPVLWVRGSLPELPVVPRSIGIVGTRAASPHALSMARMLAAELAHADVTVVSGLARGVDTAAHAAAVEAGGQSIGVLGSAVNRIYPPENEALSEQLTLVSEYPLGTGPAQHHFPTRNRLIAALSAGTLVVEGEFKSGSLITATHALECGRTVFAMPGRAGDPRAAGPHQLLRDGAVLTETARDILQEFGWGNAPARPLPTLPPDQAAVLEALTAPATLDDLRAATGLCLPELQTALVMLQLQGLAEESGGRWVRR
- a CDS encoding NAD-dependent epimerase/dehydratase family protein; this translates as MNVLVLGGTQFVGRHIVEAFLAAGHKVSILTRGKSADELPAQVERLQGDRNQGPQGLLALTDRQWDACVDVSGYTPGQVRASAELLRDRISQYVFISTVSVYAEPGRHPVREDDPLMPPAAEDVTEVTGETYGPLKVACERIVQDVYAENCAILRPQIVAGPYDHTARYPYWVDRASRGGEMLAPGDGSDHVQVIDARDQARFTVKVAEEKISGVFNLAGPRLSWSDFLEVLGAAQPHWVSYETLQSHGLGHRDLPLYLPEHSEQGGLMDVSPERALAAGLIHTAPSVTAADTRAWSQTAELSYALTPEREKEVLGAVARTS